One genomic segment of Nonomuraea coxensis DSM 45129 includes these proteins:
- a CDS encoding TIGR02678 family protein, with translation MNGRANQLVRAEKEEIARAVRTLLGRPLVSRHADPAAFELVRKRRRPLVQWFDYFCGWRLVVEPRQGYARLAKVRPRADATRPARRTHGSAIPFDRRRYTLLCLCAAELLAAPVTTVGLLARRVARAAAAEPGVPPFDPVRGEERAAFADAVALLRQYGALTPLHEPPGTGSGDGDEEAGHGADVLYRADTTLVTRLLTTPVPPSTLQAPDLAALTAEPRYGGDEPTATQRTLWARHSLVRRLLDEPVVHLDDLTPDESAYAASPAGRRMIRRAAEEAGFVLEERAEGFLLVDPDAIATDSRFPDDGSPAKVAALLLLDPLITAGPLTTGRLADEAAGLLRRFPRWARSYRSEDGAFRLAADALEVLARFGLARRTGDRVAALPAAARYRVTPAGPADLTGPADLTDPADLADLVEDA, from the coding sequence AAGCGACGCCGCCCGCTCGTCCAGTGGTTCGACTACTTCTGCGGATGGCGGCTCGTCGTCGAGCCCCGTCAGGGGTACGCCCGGCTCGCCAAGGTCCGCCCGCGCGCCGACGCCACCCGCCCGGCCCGGCGTACGCACGGCTCCGCGATCCCGTTCGACCGCCGCCGCTACACGCTGCTGTGCCTGTGCGCGGCCGAGCTGCTCGCCGCGCCCGTCACCACGGTCGGCCTGCTGGCCCGGCGGGTGGCGCGGGCCGCCGCCGCGGAACCCGGCGTGCCGCCCTTCGACCCGGTACGGGGGGAGGAGCGGGCGGCGTTCGCCGACGCGGTCGCGCTCCTGCGGCAGTACGGCGCCCTCACACCCCTTCACGAACCCCCCGGCACCGGCTCCGGCGACGGCGACGAGGAGGCCGGTCATGGCGCCGATGTGCTCTACCGCGCCGACACCACCCTGGTGACCCGCCTGCTCACCACCCCCGTCCCGCCCTCCACCCTCCAGGCCCCCGACCTCGCCGCGCTCACCGCCGAGCCCCGCTACGGCGGGGACGAGCCGACCGCGACCCAGCGCACCCTGTGGGCCCGCCACTCCCTCGTCCGCCGCCTGCTCGACGAGCCGGTCGTCCACCTCGACGATCTCACACCCGACGAGTCCGCCTACGCCGCCTCACCCGCCGGCCGCCGCATGATCCGGCGCGCCGCCGAGGAAGCCGGCTTCGTCCTGGAGGAACGCGCCGAGGGCTTCCTCCTCGTGGACCCCGACGCCATCGCCACCGACAGCCGCTTCCCCGACGACGGCAGCCCCGCCAAGGTCGCCGCCCTGCTCCTGCTCGACCCGCTGATCACCGCCGGCCCCCTGACCACCGGGCGGCTGGCGGACGAGGCCGCCGGGCTGCTGCGCCGCTTCCCCCGGTGGGCCAGGTCCTACCGGTCGGAGGACGGGGCCTTCCGCCTGGCCGCCGACGCGCTGGAGGTGCTCGCGCGCTTCGGGCTGGCCCGCCGCACGGGTGACCGGGTCGCCGCTCTCCCCGCCGCCGCCCGTTACCGCGTCACGCCCGCCGGCCCCGCTGACCTCACCGGCCCCGCTGACCTCACCGATCCTGCGGACCTCGCCGACCTCGTGGAGGACGCGTGA
- a CDS encoding TIGR02680 family protein produces the protein MTVTELTRARAARGGEARWTPERAGILNVWRYYDEVFEFHRGRLLLRGPNGSGKSKVLELLLPYVLDASLKPSRLSTFGGAERTMHWNLMGDGAAGVTRAGFVWLEFRHADGRWFTCGARLQATVHTTNVTASYFTLTGARIGVPGGIRLTGDGGHPLTRAQLAEELGEAGTVHESAEAYRAVVRRTLYPRLNEQRYDALLTALRQLRTPKLSERLDPGLLSDLLSSALPPLGEDELRDLADGFERLERQREELRLLDRDVAETDRLAARQRDYARRVLRAAAAAVLETRAELDARAEESAARRAALREAEEELRAATLRLGEEEARELALAARIDGLKESEAYRGGNGLHRLREEARRAHEAAAALRDQAGAAARAAAARERLSLRAAAAARAAAALADRARAEARDAARRAGLLSAHDLFAEDTPEEAAAAPGPSTREGAWAARELVRAAVSSRAAQIREVRVAALAHEEAAGRRASAERDRDQARDALDAARETRERAGRLCDERLKDLAAALAEWAAGCLHLRLDPGRLAALAGDPGAADEAVAEARIGAAVRMAAREHQLTTVRDNLAKERAELAAERLSLDERAVLPPRVPHTRAPAAREGRPGTPLWRAVGFRPGVDHGVQAAVEAALEASGLLDLWLLPDGGFAADWHDALGADGHGGFGADGHDAFAVAALSCPAPGPSLADVLLAEPGSPAPVEAVLAAVAYAPTATGVDHPAVIGADGTWRLGPAAGRWAKPEPSYVGAAARERARRRRIAELDERLSDVAGLIAECGHLLTVLAGDRDALAAELRRRPDRGPYDAAARALDAAVAKVALLEDRLRAGEERLRGREAEVVLALRRVTEQAAAHALPTALPALDGLEEALRAAETAAAVRHERRADARAARELAAYAAETAREYEDLAVRAVERAEEAAASAITLAERLAAVESAVGPAARSTTRPRNDPPARPAIGPAMGSAVGPAAMGPAAVGPATGSAAGPAAVEPAAGPAAGPVAGPGDDADRLRVLEGLHDAQAAHRASRRLVKSLNEDLARLNARLGRLQGELAASEEKHAGAERAYDAARARFHRLTAGHLPSDAALPPGAAEAPAGPVEAARRLADHLGAVPYEPRHLREAETRLRDAVHHAREALAHRATLELAHDDDVQVLTASTGGARTGVAALAEALRAERDARTSGGTQAERDLFDRMLGGATRRHLADRVRQATALVEDMNRRLERVRTASRLAVRLAWQVDPAQPAGTRHARDLLLRDPSGLDETAREALYAFFRDRVEEARADDSPASWEDQLAAVLDYTSWHRFTVRLDRGDGQGWQDLTRKLHGALSGGEKAIALHLPLFAAVAAHYQADPGCPRFILLDEVFVGVDRTNRGQVFELLVDLGLDLVLTSDHEWCDYRELDGIAIHQLITGDGDDAVTTARFVWNGHRTAPTDPG, from the coding sequence GTGACCGTCACCGAGCTGACCAGGGCGCGGGCCGCGCGCGGCGGGGAGGCCCGCTGGACGCCGGAGCGCGCCGGGATACTCAACGTCTGGCGCTACTACGACGAGGTGTTCGAGTTCCACCGGGGCCGGCTGCTGCTGCGCGGCCCCAACGGCAGCGGCAAGTCCAAGGTGCTGGAGCTGCTGCTGCCGTACGTGCTGGACGCGAGCCTCAAGCCGAGCCGGCTGTCCACGTTCGGCGGCGCCGAGCGCACCATGCACTGGAACCTCATGGGCGACGGCGCGGCCGGCGTCACCCGGGCGGGCTTCGTCTGGCTGGAGTTCCGGCACGCCGACGGCCGCTGGTTCACCTGCGGCGCCCGGCTCCAGGCCACCGTCCACACCACGAACGTCACCGCCTCCTACTTCACCCTCACCGGGGCCAGGATCGGCGTGCCCGGCGGGATCCGGCTGACCGGCGACGGCGGCCACCCGCTCACCCGCGCCCAGCTCGCCGAGGAGCTGGGGGAGGCGGGCACGGTGCACGAGTCCGCCGAGGCGTACCGGGCCGTGGTGCGCCGGACCCTCTACCCGCGGCTGAACGAGCAGCGCTACGACGCGCTCCTGACCGCGTTGCGCCAGCTCCGCACCCCCAAGCTGTCCGAACGCCTCGACCCCGGCCTGCTGTCCGACCTGCTGTCCAGCGCGCTGCCGCCGCTCGGCGAGGACGAGCTCCGCGACCTCGCCGACGGGTTCGAACGCCTGGAGCGGCAGCGCGAGGAACTGCGGCTGCTCGACAGGGACGTGGCGGAGACCGACCGGCTCGCCGCCCGGCAGCGCGACTACGCCCGGCGGGTCCTGCGGGCGGCGGCCGCCGCCGTCCTGGAGACCCGCGCCGAGCTGGACGCGCGGGCCGAGGAGAGCGCGGCCCGGCGCGCGGCGCTGCGGGAGGCCGAGGAGGAGCTGCGGGCGGCGACCCTGCGGCTGGGGGAGGAGGAGGCGCGGGAGCTGGCGCTGGCGGCGCGGATCGACGGGCTGAAGGAGAGCGAGGCGTACCGGGGCGGGAACGGCCTGCACCGGCTGCGCGAGGAGGCGCGGCGCGCCCACGAGGCGGCGGCGGCGCTGCGCGACCAGGCGGGCGCGGCGGCGCGGGCGGCGGCGGCCAGGGAACGCCTCTCGCTCCGCGCCGCCGCGGCCGCCCGCGCCGCGGCGGCGCTCGCCGACCGGGCCCGCGCCGAGGCCCGCGACGCCGCCCGGCGAGCCGGTCTCCTCAGCGCCCACGACCTCTTCGCCGAGGACACTCCCGAAGAGGCCGCCGCCGCGCCCGGCCCGAGCACCAGAGAGGGGGCGTGGGCGGCGCGCGAGCTGGTACGGGCCGCGGTGAGCAGCAGGGCCGCGCAGATCCGGGAGGTCAGGGTCGCGGCGCTCGCGCACGAGGAGGCGGCCGGCCGCCGTGCCTCCGCCGAGCGGGACCGCGACCAGGCCAGGGACGCCCTCGACGCCGCCCGCGAGACCAGGGAACGCGCCGGCCGCCTGTGCGACGAACGTCTCAAGGACCTGGCCGCCGCCCTCGCCGAATGGGCGGCCGGCTGCCTCCACCTGCGTCTCGACCCCGGCCGCCTGGCCGCCCTCGCCGGCGATCCAGGCGCGGCCGACGAGGCGGTGGCGGAGGCCAGGATCGGTGCCGCCGTCCGGATGGCGGCCCGTGAGCACCAGCTCACCACCGTGCGCGACAACCTGGCGAAGGAACGGGCCGAGCTGGCCGCGGAACGCCTCAGCCTCGACGAGCGGGCCGTCCTTCCGCCGCGCGTTCCCCACACCCGCGCCCCGGCCGCTCGCGAGGGACGTCCGGGTACGCCGCTGTGGCGGGCGGTCGGGTTCCGGCCGGGCGTCGATCACGGCGTCCAGGCCGCCGTGGAGGCCGCCCTGGAGGCGTCGGGCCTGCTCGACCTGTGGCTGCTGCCGGACGGCGGGTTCGCCGCGGACTGGCACGACGCGCTCGGCGCGGACGGGCACGGCGGGTTCGGTGCGGACGGGCACGACGCGTTCGCCGTGGCCGCGCTGTCGTGTCCCGCGCCCGGCCCGAGCCTCGCCGACGTGCTGCTCGCCGAGCCGGGCTCCCCGGCCCCGGTGGAGGCCGTGCTGGCGGCGGTCGCGTACGCGCCCACCGCCACGGGCGTCGATCATCCGGCCGTCATCGGCGCGGACGGCACCTGGCGGCTCGGCCCCGCGGCCGGCCGGTGGGCCAAGCCCGAGCCCTCGTACGTCGGCGCCGCCGCCCGCGAGCGGGCCCGCCGCCGCCGGATCGCCGAGCTGGACGAACGGCTGAGCGACGTGGCGGGACTCATCGCCGAGTGCGGGCACCTCCTCACCGTTCTCGCCGGCGACCGCGACGCCCTGGCCGCCGAGCTGCGGCGCCGACCCGATCGCGGACCGTACGACGCCGCCGCCCGCGCCCTGGACGCGGCCGTCGCGAAGGTCGCGCTGCTGGAGGACCGGCTGCGCGCGGGCGAGGAACGGCTGCGCGGGCGCGAGGCGGAGGTCGTCCTGGCGCTGCGCCGGGTCACCGAACAGGCCGCCGCGCACGCCCTGCCGACGGCCCTGCCCGCCCTGGACGGGCTGGAGGAGGCGCTGCGCGCCGCCGAGACCGCCGCCGCCGTACGGCACGAGCGCCGAGCCGACGCCCGCGCCGCCCGGGAACTGGCCGCCTACGCCGCCGAGACCGCCCGTGAGTACGAGGACCTGGCGGTACGCGCCGTCGAACGAGCCGAGGAAGCGGCGGCGTCGGCCATCACCCTGGCCGAACGCCTCGCCGCCGTCGAGTCAGCCGTGGGCCCGGCCGCGAGATCCACCACCAGGCCCAGGAACGACCCCCCGGCACGGCCCGCCATAGGGCCCGCCATGGGGTCAGCCGTGGGACCGGCCGCCATGGGGCCAGCCGCCGTGGGGCCGGCCACAGGCTCGGCTGCGGGGCCCGCAGCGGTGGAGCCCGCAGCCGGGCCCGCAGCCGGGCCCGTTGCCGGGCCCGGCGACGACGCCGACCGGCTCCGGGTGCTCGAAGGGCTTCACGATGCCCAGGCCGCGCACCGCGCCTCCCGCCGCCTCGTCAAGTCGCTCAACGAGGACCTGGCCCGCCTCAACGCCCGCCTCGGCCGGCTGCAGGGCGAGCTCGCCGCCTCCGAGGAGAAGCACGCCGGGGCGGAACGCGCGTACGACGCGGCCCGCGCCCGCTTCCACCGCCTCACCGCCGGCCACCTCCCGTCCGACGCCGCACTGCCCCCCGGAGCGGCCGAGGCGCCGGCGGGCCCGGTGGAGGCGGCCCGGCGCCTGGCCGACCACCTCGGCGCGGTGCCGTACGAGCCGCGTCACCTCCGCGAGGCCGAGACCCGTCTCCGGGACGCCGTCCATCACGCCAGGGAGGCGCTCGCCCACCGGGCGACCCTGGAGCTGGCGCACGACGACGACGTCCAGGTGCTCACCGCGAGCACCGGCGGCGCGCGCACCGGGGTGGCCGCGCTCGCCGAGGCGCTGCGCGCGGAGCGGGACGCGCGCACGTCGGGCGGCACGCAGGCGGAGCGGGACCTGTTCGACCGCATGCTGGGCGGCGCCACCCGCCGTCACCTGGCCGACCGCGTCAGGCAGGCGACCGCCCTGGTCGAGGACATGAACCGGCGCCTGGAACGGGTCCGCACCGCCTCCCGCCTCGCGGTCCGGCTGGCCTGGCAGGTGGACCCGGCCCAGCCCGCGGGCACCAGGCACGCCCGTGACCTGCTGCTGCGCGACCCGTCCGGCCTGGACGAGACGGCCCGCGAGGCCCTGTACGCCTTCTTCCGCGACCGGGTGGAGGAGGCGCGGGCCGACGACTCCCCGGCGAGCTGGGAGGACCAGCTCGCGGCGGTGCTCGACTACACCTCCTGGCACCGGTTCACGGTCCGGCTCGACCGCGGCGACGGCCAGGGCTGGCAGGACCTCACCAGGAAGCTGCACGGCGCGCTGTCGGGCGGGGAGAAGGCGATCGCGCTGCACCTGCCGCTGTTCGCCGCCGTGGCCGCGCACTATCAGGCCGATCCGGGATGCCCCCGGTTCATCCTGCTGGACGAGGTGTTCGTGGGCGTGGACCGGACGAACCGCGGCCAGGTCTTCGAGCTGCTGGTGGACCTGGGGCTGGACCTCGTGCTGACCTCCGATCACGAGTGGTGCGACTATCGCGAGCTCGACGGGATCGCCATCCACCAGCTCATCACCGGCGACGGCGACGACGCCGTGACGACGGCCCGCTTCGTCTGGAACGGCCACCGCACCGCCCCCACCGATCCCGGCTAG
- a CDS encoding carbohydrate kinase family protein, with translation MIAVLGECVADAFATRPSASPDGGGLGLRVLPGGGPANTAVALARLGTPARFLGRVSRDVFGGLFRGHLTSSGVDLSGCVEAAEPSTLAVAALDADGRAGYTFYAEGAADWQWSRDELAPARLGAAACLHTGSLALVRAPGRAAIEEFARAASAHATISVDPNVRPSLAAKDDYQVARWCAWADILRLSDDDLDVLLPGVPPEHACDTWHEAGARLVVVTRGAAGALVSLDGERATVPAPEVEVVDTVGAGDSFTAGLLHRLHAGGLLGGRLDGLDLGTAVEAATFAARVAALTCTVLGADPPWAAQLATGSDDPG, from the coding sequence ATGATCGCTGTCCTGGGTGAGTGCGTCGCGGACGCCTTCGCCACCCGGCCCTCGGCTTCCCCTGACGGCGGCGGGCTGGGGCTGCGGGTGCTGCCGGGCGGCGGCCCCGCCAACACGGCCGTGGCGCTGGCCCGCCTCGGCACCCCGGCGCGCTTCCTCGGCCGCGTCTCCCGGGATGTCTTCGGCGGCCTGTTCCGCGGGCATCTGACGTCCTCGGGCGTGGACCTGTCGGGGTGCGTCGAGGCCGCCGAGCCGAGCACGCTCGCCGTCGCCGCCCTCGACGCGGACGGACGGGCCGGCTACACCTTCTACGCCGAGGGCGCCGCCGACTGGCAGTGGAGCCGGGACGAGCTGGCCCCGGCCCGCCTCGGCGCCGCCGCGTGCCTGCACACCGGCTCCCTCGCCCTGGTCAGGGCGCCGGGGCGGGCGGCGATCGAGGAGTTCGCGCGGGCCGCGTCCGCGCACGCCACGATCTCGGTCGATCCGAACGTCCGCCCCAGCCTCGCCGCCAAGGACGACTACCAGGTGGCGCGCTGGTGCGCGTGGGCCGACATCCTCAGGCTCAGCGACGACGACCTGGATGTCCTGCTGCCGGGGGTGCCGCCGGAACACGCCTGCGACACCTGGCACGAGGCGGGGGCCCGTCTCGTGGTCGTCACGCGGGGGGCCGCGGGCGCGCTGGTCTCCCTGGACGGCGAGCGCGCCACCGTGCCCGCCCCCGAGGTCGAGGTCGTGGACACGGTCGGCGCGGGCGACTCCTTCACGGCCGGCCTCCTGCACCGCCTGCACGCCGGCGGCCTGCTCGGCGGGCGGCTGGACGGCCTGGACCTGGGGACGGCGGTGGAGGCGGCGACGTTCGCGGCCCGCGTGGCGGCCCTGACCTGCACGGTTCTCGGCGCCGACCCACCCTGGGCCGCCCAACTGGCCACCGGCTCCGACGACCCGGGCTGA
- a CDS encoding PIG-L family deacetylase — translation MDRELTLMVVHAHPDDECLSTGGILARYTEEGVRTVLVTCTNGEQGDGEGGVKPGEDGHDDAAVAARRLAELRESVTHLGIDHLELLGYRDSGMDGWAGNGHPDAFANVPVEEAAGRLAALIERYRPQVVVTYDETGGGGYGHPDHVQTHRITAAAVESTGIPDKFYYTAMPRSAMRQMFELMRDSGVDVGDFELPDDFGTPDERVTTIVDVAPYTERKLKALRAHESQGENIFLLRMPEETQQRAFSHEAFERVLSKVKTPAHEEDLFTGLRH, via the coding sequence ATGGATCGGGAACTCACGCTCATGGTCGTCCACGCCCACCCCGACGACGAATGCCTCAGCACCGGCGGCATCCTGGCCCGCTACACCGAGGAGGGCGTCCGCACCGTGCTGGTCACCTGCACCAACGGCGAGCAGGGCGACGGCGAGGGCGGCGTCAAACCGGGCGAGGACGGCCACGACGACGCGGCGGTGGCCGCCCGCCGCCTGGCCGAGCTACGCGAATCGGTCACCCACCTGGGCATCGACCATCTGGAGCTGCTCGGCTACCGCGACTCCGGCATGGACGGATGGGCGGGCAACGGGCATCCCGACGCGTTCGCCAACGTCCCGGTGGAGGAGGCGGCGGGCCGGCTGGCCGCCCTGATCGAGCGCTACCGGCCGCAGGTCGTGGTGACGTACGACGAGACGGGCGGCGGCGGCTACGGCCACCCCGACCACGTGCAGACGCACCGGATCACCGCGGCGGCCGTCGAGTCGACCGGCATCCCCGACAAGTTCTACTACACCGCGATGCCGCGTTCGGCGATGCGGCAGATGTTCGAGCTGATGCGCGACAGCGGCGTCGACGTGGGCGACTTCGAGCTCCCCGACGACTTCGGCACCCCTGACGAGCGGGTCACCACGATCGTCGACGTGGCCCCCTACACCGAGCGCAAGCTCAAGGCGCTGCGGGCGCACGAGAGCCAGGGCGAGAACATCTTCCTGCTGCGCATGCCGGAGGAGACGCAGCAGCGGGCGTTCTCGCACGAGGCGTTCGAGCGGGTGCTGTCCAAGGTGAAGACCCCCGCCCACGAGGAGGACCTGTTCACGGGCCTGCGCCACTGA
- a CDS encoding tetratricopeptide repeat protein, which produces MRTDQHGLAMSGASAAAARHYDRAIDELLHFRAEVDAEANAALEESPDFPMGNVLAAYLGLLTTDAEDARTARARFGAFRRRVDETSLPPRERAHVAAVRALLDGDFLTCGALLGEITVEHPRDALALIAGHQIDFFTGDARSLRDRVGGALTAWGPGDPHYGHLLGMYAFGLEEAGHYDRSEEVGLRAVELDRRDVWAIHAVTHTYEMRGRFGDGLRYLDARVPDWSTGTFLNVHAWWHYCLFALEAGDVPRVLAIYDAALADGQSCMELLDAAALLWRLHLEGSEQPARWRALADAWPPRMAEPFYAFNDMHAVMAYVGAGRVGEAEKLIASREAYVAAGPRPGVTNVGMTLRVGLPVCRALVAFGRGDHRAALDLLYPIRHRVDEFGGSHAQRDVVQRTLLEAALRAGARDVARTLVSERIGVRPCSPYNWLKQAAVAEAFGDRAAAASARARAGELARAL; this is translated from the coding sequence GTGAGGACCGACCAGCACGGACTCGCCATGAGCGGGGCGAGCGCCGCCGCGGCCCGCCACTACGACCGCGCGATCGACGAGCTGCTGCACTTCCGGGCCGAGGTCGACGCCGAGGCGAACGCGGCCCTGGAGGAGTCGCCCGACTTCCCCATGGGCAACGTCCTCGCCGCCTATCTCGGGCTGCTGACCACCGACGCCGAGGACGCGCGGACGGCGCGGGCGCGCTTCGGCGCCTTCCGCCGCCGCGTCGACGAGACGTCCCTGCCGCCGCGCGAGCGGGCCCACGTCGCGGCCGTGCGGGCGCTGCTCGACGGCGACTTCCTGACCTGCGGGGCGCTGCTCGGCGAGATCACCGTCGAGCATCCGCGCGACGCGCTGGCGCTCATCGCCGGCCACCAGATCGACTTCTTCACCGGCGACGCCCGCTCGCTGCGCGACCGCGTCGGCGGCGCGCTCACCGCCTGGGGCCCCGGCGACCCGCACTACGGGCACCTGCTCGGCATGTACGCCTTCGGGCTGGAGGAGGCCGGGCACTACGACCGGTCGGAGGAGGTCGGGCTGCGGGCGGTCGAGCTCGACCGGCGCGACGTGTGGGCGATCCACGCGGTGACGCACACGTACGAGATGCGCGGCCGCTTCGGCGACGGGCTGCGCTACCTCGACGCGCGGGTGCCCGACTGGTCCACCGGGACGTTCCTCAACGTGCACGCCTGGTGGCACTACTGCCTGTTCGCGCTGGAGGCGGGCGACGTGCCCCGGGTGCTGGCGATCTACGACGCGGCGCTCGCCGACGGGCAGTCCTGCATGGAGCTGCTGGACGCCGCCGCCCTGCTGTGGCGGCTCCACCTGGAGGGGTCGGAGCAGCCCGCGCGGTGGCGGGCGCTGGCCGACGCCTGGCCCCCGCGGATGGCGGAGCCGTTCTACGCCTTCAACGACATGCACGCGGTCATGGCGTACGTGGGCGCGGGGCGGGTGGGCGAGGCGGAGAAGCTGATCGCCTCGCGGGAGGCGTACGTGGCCGCCGGGCCGCGTCCTGGTGTCACCAATGTCGGCATGACGCTGCGGGTGGGGCTGCCGGTGTGCCGGGCGCTCGTCGCGTTCGGGCGGGGCGACCACCGGGCGGCGCTCGACCTGCTGTACCCGATCCGGCACCGGGTCGACGAGTTCGGCGGCAGCCACGCCCAGCGCGACGTGGTGCAGCGGACGTTGCTGGAGGCGGCGCTGCGGGCCGGGGCGCGGGACGTCGCGCGGACGCTCGTGAGCGAGCGGATCGGGGTGCGGCCGTGCAGCCCGTACAACTGGCTGAAGCAGGCGGCGGTGGCCGAGGCGTTCGGCGACCGGGCCGCGGCGGCGTCCGCCCGCGCGCGGGCCGGCGAGCTGGCCCGCGCCCTCTGA
- a CDS encoding DUF1206 domain-containing protein: MMSTAGQEVRGAARRAARHPVMDVATRIGLACRGVLYALVGAVAVQIGLGERSKEADKAGAIETVAELPFGAGLLWIMMIGFVALALWQISEALFGGGEPIERAEAVARVAVYALVVASLISVLTKGKASSDDEKSRDLTATLLGLPGGPVLVGAIGLGLVVLGGYWVRQGLTKGFRKELDRARMPEPARAVMDHLGLGGFVARGAVAALAGILVCKAAVTFDPDEAGGIDAALREFAGTPAGPWLLVVVALGLLLFAAYCFGEARWRRT; the protein is encoded by the coding sequence ATGATGAGCACGGCGGGACAAGAGGTGCGCGGCGCGGCGCGGAGAGCGGCCCGCCACCCCGTCATGGACGTGGCGACGCGGATCGGCCTGGCCTGCCGCGGCGTCCTGTACGCGCTGGTCGGCGCGGTGGCGGTGCAGATCGGCCTGGGCGAGCGGTCGAAGGAGGCCGACAAGGCGGGCGCCATCGAGACGGTCGCCGAGCTGCCCTTCGGCGCGGGACTGCTGTGGATCATGATGATCGGGTTCGTGGCGCTGGCGCTGTGGCAGATCTCGGAGGCGCTGTTCGGCGGCGGGGAGCCGATCGAGCGGGCCGAGGCGGTCGCCAGGGTCGCGGTGTACGCGCTGGTCGTGGCCAGCCTGATCAGCGTGCTGACGAAGGGGAAGGCGTCGTCCGACGACGAGAAGTCCCGTGACCTCACCGCGACGCTGCTCGGGCTGCCCGGCGGGCCGGTGCTCGTGGGCGCGATCGGGCTCGGGCTGGTCGTGCTCGGCGGCTACTGGGTGCGCCAGGGCCTCACCAAGGGGTTCAGGAAGGAGCTGGACCGGGCGCGCATGCCCGAGCCCGCCCGCGCCGTGATGGACCACCTCGGCCTCGGCGGGTTCGTCGCCCGGGGCGCGGTCGCCGCGCTGGCCGGGATCCTCGTCTGCAAGGCGGCGGTCACGTTCGACCCGGACGAGGCGGGCGGCATCGACGCGGCGCTGCGCGAGTTCGCCGGCACGCCCGCCGGGCCGTGGCTGCTCGTGGTGGTGGCGCTGGGGCTGCTGCTGTTCGCCGCGTACTGCTTCGGCGAGGCCCGCTGGCGCCGTACGTGA
- a CDS encoding glycerophosphodiester phosphodiesterase: MTQTPPAAAGRRGHEPVVIGHRGASAHRPEHTLLSYETAIALGADYIEPDLVATKDHVLVARHENEISGTTDVAERPEFAARRVTKTIDGRPVTGWFTEDFTLAELRTLRARERVPGLRPGNTAFDGLAEIPTFEEVVRLALRAGVGVYPETKHPTYFASIGLPLEEPLLEVLGRHRVRAAYIQSFETANLRELRARTDLPLIQLVPYGGAPYDWTAAGDPRSYGDLVTPDGLREVAGYADGIGVDTRHVLPWDADGRTLPATALVGDAHGHGLDVHVWTVRNENSQLPADHRAGDPASPAHPRATGDVTGWLAKLLDAGIDGAFCDDPGMARAVLAGRARRRPAGG; encoded by the coding sequence GTGACCCAGACACCGCCCGCCGCGGCCGGACGCCGCGGCCACGAGCCCGTCGTGATCGGCCACCGGGGCGCGAGCGCCCACCGGCCCGAGCACACCCTCCTGTCGTACGAGACCGCCATCGCCCTCGGCGCCGACTACATCGAGCCCGACCTGGTCGCCACGAAGGACCACGTGCTGGTGGCCAGGCACGAGAACGAGATCTCCGGCACGACGGACGTGGCCGAGCGGCCCGAGTTCGCCGCCCGCCGCGTCACCAAGACCATCGACGGCCGGCCGGTCACCGGCTGGTTCACCGAGGACTTCACGCTGGCGGAGCTGCGGACGCTGCGCGCCAGGGAGCGGGTGCCGGGCCTGCGCCCGGGGAACACGGCGTTCGACGGGCTGGCGGAGATCCCGACGTTCGAGGAGGTCGTGCGGCTCGCGCTGCGGGCGGGCGTCGGTGTGTATCCGGAGACCAAGCATCCGACGTACTTCGCCTCGATCGGGCTGCCGCTGGAGGAGCCGCTGCTGGAGGTGCTCGGGCGGCACCGGGTGCGCGCGGCGTACATCCAGTCGTTCGAGACGGCGAACCTGCGCGAGCTGCGCGCCAGGACGGATCTGCCGCTGATCCAGCTCGTGCCGTACGGCGGCGCGCCCTACGACTGGACCGCCGCCGGCGACCCCCGCTCCTACGGCGACCTGGTGACGCCGGACGGCCTGCGCGAGGTCGCCGGGTACGCCGACGGCATCGGCGTCGACACCCGGCACGTGCTGCCGTGGGACGCCGACGGCCGGACGCTGCCGGCCACGGCGCTCGTCGGCGACGCCCACGGCCACGGCCTCGACGTGCACGTGTGGACCGTGCGCAACGAGAACTCCCAGCTCCCGGCCGACCACCGGGCGGGCGACCCGGCGAGCCCGGCTCACCCGCGGGCGACCGGCGACGTGACGGGCTGGCTGGCCAAGCTGCTGGACGCGGGGATCGACGGCGCGTTCTGCGACGACCCCGGCATGGCCCGCGCGGTGCTCGCCGGGCGGGCCCGCCGCCGGCCGGCCGGGGGCTGA